In a single window of the Podarcis raffonei isolate rPodRaf1 chromosome 14, rPodRaf1.pri, whole genome shotgun sequence genome:
- the RBBP6 gene encoding E3 ubiquitin-protein ligase RBBP6 isoform X3, producing MSCVHYKFSSKLKYDTVTFDGLHISLCDLKRQIMGREKLKAGDCDLQITNAQTKEEYTDDNALIPKNSSVIVRRIPIGGVKCTSKTYVISRTDPVSGTSKAIDDSSASISLAQLTKTANLAEANASEEDKIKAMMSQSGHEYDPINYMKKPLGPPPPTYTCFRCGKAGHYIKNCPTNGDKNFESVPRIKKSTGIPRSFMMEVQDPNTKGAMLTNTGKYAIPTIDAAAYAIGKKEKPPFLPEEPSSSSEEDDPIPDELLCLICKDIMTDAVVIPCCGNSYCDECIRTSLLESEEHTCPNCHQTDVSPDALIANKFLRQAVNNFKNETGYTKRLRKQAQPPRPVVQRNVPSLQRPTGSRQQDPLIIPATSAPLHTPASLTLSSAPGQSVSSTASLSVSHSATTSASEVSAPMSLAIHADKPEGPFREGDGIGPAAAIVTASEHSKPPSTLSINTVMEEKGYQVPVLGQPALPGQLGCHGHSIPTMGQPMRTNPVRSAGNRSGWEPEKKKSKLDEFTNDFAKELMEYKKIQKERRRSYSRSKSPYSASSYSRSSYTYSKSRSGSSRSRSYSRSFSRSHSRSYSRSPPYPRRGRGKSRNYRSRSRSHGYHRSRSRSPPYRRYHSRSRSPVYRAQSPNKRPVQQAEGEREYFGRYREIPPYDMKAYYGRSVDMRDPFEKERFREWETYREWYEKYYKGYTAGAQPRPLLNRENFSPERFGPPGPRRENSPYVRGRRDDYPGGLGHRNRNVGTGFSEKLPSREGHGMKEVAKLKDKEVEIPPGDVKGNKHKKHRKRRKGDEGEGFPNADLLEGSRKPRDPAPGEEGSKPDPLFMLPSRDDATPVRDEPMEADSVAFKPTSDKERKEKPKAKAEKTKRKAEGNATTRKEVQVKPAKAPQEKVEADREKSPRAEPAKKAKEELPKADPIKSVSSQKDEKALGTPRKVHPRSSKEHPETRSTKEEKAKKDPPKEVKQEKQSSKEEKSKKPVDKNKPVDAKPEKRKRKTEEKGDKDHETPSLKMSKPDIVESKPLPKGKTEPEGEKAERTPEKDKAVLPVAPAKKIKLNRETGKKIASVENVPPVKEALAEKPEPPPSSKGKQEKAKGKLRRKAAAADGSGLMLVDYTSTSSAGGSPVRKSEDKLDMKRTVIKTMEEYNNDITAPAEDVIIMIQVPQSKWDKDDFDSEEEEEEEDVKSVQVPSAAGKPSSVVKNVSTKPSNSLKHSEKDPESSQPESKNSKTVLLSNEKGKLKERDHTASDKDSSEKRKSGTQQEKERSERSAEQGNAKNCSSNSSKEARSSDKHEAAYGSSGKDFTPNWDKKSDYDSSSSRDYSGSKRREERSDLARKKVSPPRSRDSATSGQKNKARDERTEQPKKEAGDSKRGSYSPPRDRRPNDHKAPYDSRRSAEQHKSQERSSGKEREKRPSSETTWSNKERVAGGNRSLHRRCSPEAREPGTTVPNDKGTTKPKPLPSHSARLSSDPTRETDEAAFVPDYNESDSDSNVSTKQEDSPGRATQEGKDKAPENSKPKEGAVGAAVLAPAVGGSQSQSSPSISRSQSPSESQGRSRSSSASLADSQDSKKKRKKKDKKKHKKHKKHKKHKKHGGTESEAERSQKHKHKKKKSKKNKEKEKGDDQKVKVAPL from the exons AATATACTGATGATAATGCCCTGATTCCCAAGAACTCATCTGTTATTGTCAGAAGAATTCCTATTGGTGGAGTAAAATGTACAAGCAAAACTTATGTCAT AAGTCGAACTGATCCAGTGAGTGGAACTTCAAAAGCA ATTGATGACTCTTCTGCATCTATTTCTCTGGCCCAGCTTACAaag ACCGCCAATCTGGCTGAAGCCAATGCTTCCGAAGAAGATAAAATTAAAGCTATGATGTCACAGTCTGGCCACGAATATGATCCAATCAA TTACATGAAGAAACCCCTGGGTCCGCCTCCGCCAACATACACTTGCTTTCGTTGTGGAAAAGCTGGCCATTACATAAAGAACTGCCCGACCAATGGG GACAAAAACTTCGAGTCTGTTCCCAGGATTAAAAAGAGCACAGGAATTCCCCGAAGTTTCATGATGGAGGTGCAGGACCCTAATACCAAGGGTGCCATGCTCACAAACACAGGGAAATATGCCATCCCGACTATTGATGC TGCTGCTTATGCtataggaaagaaagagaagcccCCTTTCCTGCCAGAGGAGCCATCGTCTTCCTCAGAAGAAGATGACCCTATTCCAGATGAGCTTTTGTGTCTGATTTGCAAAGATATAATGACTGATGCTGTGGTCATTCCCTGCTGTGGAAACAGCTACTGTGATGAAT GTATCAGAACATCGCTGCTAGAATCGGAGGAACATACCTGCCCAAATTGTCATCAGACAGATGTTTCTCCTGATGCGTTAATTGCCAACAAATTTTTACGCCAG GCTGTAAATAACTTCAAAAACGAAACTGGCTACACAAAAAGACTTCGCAAACAGGCCCAGCCACCTAGACCGGTAGTTCAGCGGAATGTGCCTTCATTACAAAGGCCAACAGGTTCCAGGCAGCAGGATCCCCTCATAATTCCAGCCACTTCTGCTCCTCTTCATACACCTGCATCCCTCACCTTGTCATCAGCTCCTGGCCAATCAGTATCTTCAACAGCCTCGTTGTCAGTCAGCCATTCTGCCACCACATCTGCTAGTGAGGTCTCTGCACCAATGTCCCTGGCAATTCATGCTGACAAGCCAGAAGGACCTTTCCG TGAGGGCGATGGTATTGGACCAGCTGCTGCTATAGTGACTGCCTCAGAACACTCAAAGCCACCTTCCACACTGTCAATTAATACTGTGATGGAGGAGAAG GGCTATCAGGTTCCTGTTCTTGGGCAGCCAGCTTTGCCAGGACAGCTGGGCTGTCATGGGCATTCAATACCCACCATGG GTCAACCGATGAGAACTAATCCTGTTCGCTCTGCAGGCAATAGGTCAGGCTGGGAGCC GGAAAAGAAAAAGTCAAAGCTTGATGAGTTTACAAATGATTTTGCTAAGGAACTGATGGAATATAAAAAAATCCAGAAGGAACGCAGGCGCTCTTATTCCCG GTCCAAATCGCCATACAGTGCATCTTCATACTCAAGAAGTTCCTATACGTACTCCAAGTCCCGATCTGGCTCATCTCGTTCTCGATCCTATTCTCGGTCATTCAGCCGTTCCCATTCCCGCTCCTACTCACGATCTCCGCCATACCCAcgaaggggcagggggaagagtcGGAACTACCGTTCCAGGTCAAGATCCCACGGCTATCACCGCTCAAGATCCAGGTCACCCCCCTACAGAAGGTATCATTCTCGATCGAGGTCTCCAGTTTACAGAGCCCAGTCCCCAAACAAACGCCCTGTTCAGCaggcagaaggggaaagggaataCTTCGGCCGATACCGAGAAATTCCACCTTACGACATGAAAGCGTACTATGGCAGATCTGTGGATATGAGAGACCCATTTGAGAAAGAGAGATTCCGGGAGTGGGAGACCTACCGGGAGTGGTACGAGAAATACTACAAGGGCTACACAGCTGGAGCCCAGCCCAGGCCTTTGCTTAACAGGGAGAACTTCTCCCCAGAGCGCTTTGGTCCTCCTGGCCCTAGGCGAGAGAATTCCCCATACGTTCGGGGCCGTAGAGACGATTACCCTGGAGGGCTGGGCCATCGGAATCGGAATGTAGGTACTGGCTTCTCTGAGAAGCTTCCAAGTAGAGAGGGCCATGGCATGAAAGAGGTGGCCAAACTGAAAGACAAGGAGGTTGAGATCCCACCAGGCGACGTGAAGGGAAACAAACACAAGAAGCACCGCAAGAGAAGGAAGGGGGACGAGGGTGAAGGCTTCCCCAATGCTGACCTGTTGGAAGGCTCGCGGAAGCCACGGGATCCTGCCCCTGGGGAAGAGGGCAGCAAGCCTGACCCACTCTTCATGCTCCCAAGCAGGGATGATGCTACTCCTGTCCGAGATGAGCCAATGGAAGCAGATTCCGTTGCCTTCAAACCCACTTCTgacaaggaaaggaaagagaagccAAAGGCAAAAGCCGAGAAGACAAAGCGAAAAGCAGAAGGCAATGCCACTACCAGGAAAGAGGTGCAAGTGAAGCCAGCTAAAGCACCCCAAGAGAAAGTGGAGGCAGATCGTGAAAAATCCCCCCGGGCAGAACCTGCGAAAAAAGCCAAGGAGGAGTTGCCAAAGGCTGATCCTATTAAGTCAGTGTCCTCTCAGAAAGATGAGAAGGCACTTGGTACGCCACGCAAGGTTCATCCCCGAAGCTCAAAAGAGCATCCAGAAACCAGATCAACCAAGGAGGAGAAGGCCAAGAAAGATCCCCCCAAGGAAGTCAAGCAAGAGAAGCAATCGAGTAAGGAGGAGAAGTCAAAGAAGCCTGTGGACAAGAACAAGCCTGTGGATGCAAAGccagagaaaaggaaaaggaaaaccgaGGAAAAAGGAGACAAAGATCACGAAACGCCGTCGTTAAAAATGTCCAAACCTGACATTGTAGAGTCAAAACCGTTGCCAAAGGGGAAAACTGAGCCAGAGGGTGAAAAAGCAGAGAGGACCCCTGAAAAGGACAAAGCTGTTCTGCCAGTTGCTCCTGCAAAAAAGATTAAGCTGAACCGAGAAACTGGCAAGAAGATTGCCAGTGTTGAAAATGTCCCCCCAGTGAAGGAGGCTCTAGCCGAGAAGCCTGAGCCACCCCCCAGCAGCAAAGGGAAACAAGAGAAGGCGAAAGGGAAGCTGAGGAGGAAAGCCGCAGCTGCCGATGGATCTGGTCTGATGCTGGTTGATTATACCAG CACCAGCTCTGCTGGAGGAAGCCCTGTGAGAAAGTCAGAAGATAAGCTGGACATGAAGCGAACTGTCATCAAGACCATGGAAGAGTACAACAATGACATAACAGCCCCTGCCGAAGATGTCATCATCATGATCCAAGTTCCTCAGTCCAAGTGGGATAAAGACGATttcgactctgaggaggaagaagaggaggaggacgttAAATCTGTGCAAGTTCCCTCTGCAGCTGGGAAGCCCTCGAGTGTCGTCAAGAATGTCAGCACAAAGCCATCCAACTCCCTCAAACACAGTGAAAAGGATCCTGAAAGTTCACAGCCTGAGTCCAAAAACTCCAAAACAGTGTTATTGTCCAATGAGAAAGGGAAACTCAAAGAGAGGGATCACACTGCATCTGACAAAGACTCTTCTGAGAAAAGGAAGAGTGGCACTCAACAGGAGAAGGAGCGCTCCGAACGCAGTGCTGAACAAGGCAATGCAAAGAACTGCTCTTCTAACTCTTCCAAAGAGGCCAGGTCTTCAGATAAACATGAAGCTGCCTATGGGTCCTCTGGGAAGGATTTCACTCCTAACTGGGACAAAAAGTCTGACTAtgacagcagcagtagcagagaCTATTCTGGTTCCAAGCGAAGAGAGGAAAGGAGCGATCTGGCACGGAAAAAGGTCTCTCCTCCTCGCAGCCGTGATTCTGCCACCtctggacaaaaaaacaaggccAGGGATGAGCGAACGGAGCAGCCCAAAAAGGAGGCTGGGGACTCAAAGCGCGGCAGTTACAGCCCTCCAAGGGACCGGAGGCCAAATGACCACAAAGCTCCTTACGACTCCAGGCGTTCTGCAGAACAACACAAGTCCCAGGAGAGAAGTTcgggcaaggagagagagaaacgccCGTCCTCTGAGACTACCTGGAGCAACAAGGAGAGGGTGGCAGGTGGGAACAGGTCCTTGCACCGGCGCTGCTCACCAGAGGCAAGAGAGCCAGGGACAACGGTGCCGAATGACAAGGGCACCACCAAGCCGAAGCCACTGCCCAGCCACTCTGCCCGCCTCTCGTCTGACCCAACGAGGGAGACCGACGAGGCAGCTTTCGTCCCAGACTACAATGAGAGTGACAGCGACAGCAACGTCTCTACAAAGCAAGAGGACTCCCCTGGAAGAGCCACTCAGGAGGGGAAGGATAAGGCCCCCGAGAACAGTAAGCCTAAGGAGGGAGCGGTGGGGGCAGCAGTCTTGGCCCCCGCAGTTGGcgggagccagagccagagcagccCCAGCATCAGCCGCAGCCAGAGCCCTTCCGAGAGCCAAGGCCGGAGCCGCAGCAGCAGCGCCAGCTTGGCTGacagccaggacagcaagaagaAGCGGAAGAAGAAGGACAAGAAGAAGCACAAGAAGCACAAAAAGCATAAGAAGCACAAGAAGCACGGCGGGACAGAGTCGGAGGCAGAGCGGAgccaaaaacacaaacacaagaagaagaagtcgAAGAagaacaaggagaaggagaaaggagacGACCAAAAAGTTAAGGTGGCCCCCCTCTAG
- the RBBP6 gene encoding E3 ubiquitin-protein ligase RBBP6 isoform X2 yields MSCVHYKFSSKLKYDTVTFDGLHISLCDLKRQIMGREKLKAGDCDLQITNAQTKEEYTDDNALIPKNSSVIVRRIPIGGVKCTSKTYVISRTDPVSGTSKAIDDSSASISLAQLTKTANLAEANASEEDKIKAMMSQSGHEYDPINYMKKPLGPPPPTYTCFRCGKAGHYIKNCPTNGDKNFESVPRIKKSTGIPRSFMMEVQDPNTKGAMLTNTGKYAIPTIDAAAYAIGKKEKPPFLPEEPSSSSEEDDPIPDELLCLICKDIMTDAVVIPCCGNSYCDECIRTSLLESEEHTCPNCHQTDVSPDALIANKFLRQAVNNFKNETGYTKRLRKQAQPPRPVVQRNVPSLQRPTGSRQQDPLIIPATSAPLHTPASLTLSSAPGQSVSSTASLSVSHSATTSASEVSAPMSLAIHADKPEGPFREGDGIGPAAAIVTASEHSKPPSTLSINTVMEEKGYQVPVLGQPALPGQLGCHGHSIPTMGQPMRTNPVRSAGNRSGWEPSSNRGRPHSDRTQRTQAPTLPASTPVFVSVPPPPLYPPPPHALPLPPGVPPPQFPPQFPPGQPPPAGYTVPPPGYPPAPANISTPWVPTPVPTAHSNAIPTTQAPPLSREEFYREQRRLKEESKSPYSASSYSRSSYTYSKSRSGSSRSRSYSRSFSRSHSRSYSRSPPYPRRGRGKSRNYRSRSRSHGYHRSRSRSPPYRRYHSRSRSPVYRAQSPNKRPVQQAEGEREYFGRYREIPPYDMKAYYGRSVDMRDPFEKERFREWETYREWYEKYYKGYTAGAQPRPLLNRENFSPERFGPPGPRRENSPYVRGRRDDYPGGLGHRNRNVGTGFSEKLPSREGHGMKEVAKLKDKEVEIPPGDVKGNKHKKHRKRRKGDEGEGFPNADLLEGSRKPRDPAPGEEGSKPDPLFMLPSRDDATPVRDEPMEADSVAFKPTSDKERKEKPKAKAEKTKRKAEGNATTRKEVQVKPAKAPQEKVEADREKSPRAEPAKKAKEELPKADPIKSVSSQKDEKALGTPRKVHPRSSKEHPETRSTKEEKAKKDPPKEVKQEKQSSKEEKSKKPVDKNKPVDAKPEKRKRKTEEKGDKDHETPSLKMSKPDIVESKPLPKGKTEPEGEKAERTPEKDKAVLPVAPAKKIKLNRETGKKIASVENVPPVKEALAEKPEPPPSSKGKQEKAKGKLRRKAAAADGSGLMLVDYTSTSSAGGSPVRKSEDKLDMKRTVIKTMEEYNNDITAPAEDVIIMIQVPQSKWDKDDFDSEEEEEEEDVKSVQVPSAAGKPSSVVKNVSTKPSNSLKHSEKDPESSQPESKNSKTVLLSNEKGKLKERDHTASDKDSSEKRKSGTQQEKERSERSAEQGNAKNCSSNSSKEARSSDKHEAAYGSSGKDFTPNWDKKSDYDSSSSRDYSGSKRREERSDLARKKVSPPRSRDSATSGQKNKARDERTEQPKKEAGDSKRGSYSPPRDRRPNDHKAPYDSRRSAEQHKSQERSSGKEREKRPSSETTWSNKERVAGGNRSLHRRCSPEAREPGTTVPNDKGTTKPKPLPSHSARLSSDPTRETDEAAFVPDYNESDSDSNVSTKQEDSPGRATQEGKDKAPENSKPKEGAVGAAVLAPAVGGSQSQSSPSISRSQSPSESQGRSRSSSASLADSQDSKKKRKKKDKKKHKKHKKHKKHKKHGGTESEAERSQKHKHKKKKSKKNKEKEKGDDQKVKVAPL; encoded by the exons AATATACTGATGATAATGCCCTGATTCCCAAGAACTCATCTGTTATTGTCAGAAGAATTCCTATTGGTGGAGTAAAATGTACAAGCAAAACTTATGTCAT AAGTCGAACTGATCCAGTGAGTGGAACTTCAAAAGCA ATTGATGACTCTTCTGCATCTATTTCTCTGGCCCAGCTTACAaag ACCGCCAATCTGGCTGAAGCCAATGCTTCCGAAGAAGATAAAATTAAAGCTATGATGTCACAGTCTGGCCACGAATATGATCCAATCAA TTACATGAAGAAACCCCTGGGTCCGCCTCCGCCAACATACACTTGCTTTCGTTGTGGAAAAGCTGGCCATTACATAAAGAACTGCCCGACCAATGGG GACAAAAACTTCGAGTCTGTTCCCAGGATTAAAAAGAGCACAGGAATTCCCCGAAGTTTCATGATGGAGGTGCAGGACCCTAATACCAAGGGTGCCATGCTCACAAACACAGGGAAATATGCCATCCCGACTATTGATGC TGCTGCTTATGCtataggaaagaaagagaagcccCCTTTCCTGCCAGAGGAGCCATCGTCTTCCTCAGAAGAAGATGACCCTATTCCAGATGAGCTTTTGTGTCTGATTTGCAAAGATATAATGACTGATGCTGTGGTCATTCCCTGCTGTGGAAACAGCTACTGTGATGAAT GTATCAGAACATCGCTGCTAGAATCGGAGGAACATACCTGCCCAAATTGTCATCAGACAGATGTTTCTCCTGATGCGTTAATTGCCAACAAATTTTTACGCCAG GCTGTAAATAACTTCAAAAACGAAACTGGCTACACAAAAAGACTTCGCAAACAGGCCCAGCCACCTAGACCGGTAGTTCAGCGGAATGTGCCTTCATTACAAAGGCCAACAGGTTCCAGGCAGCAGGATCCCCTCATAATTCCAGCCACTTCTGCTCCTCTTCATACACCTGCATCCCTCACCTTGTCATCAGCTCCTGGCCAATCAGTATCTTCAACAGCCTCGTTGTCAGTCAGCCATTCTGCCACCACATCTGCTAGTGAGGTCTCTGCACCAATGTCCCTGGCAATTCATGCTGACAAGCCAGAAGGACCTTTCCG TGAGGGCGATGGTATTGGACCAGCTGCTGCTATAGTGACTGCCTCAGAACACTCAAAGCCACCTTCCACACTGTCAATTAATACTGTGATGGAGGAGAAG GGCTATCAGGTTCCTGTTCTTGGGCAGCCAGCTTTGCCAGGACAGCTGGGCTGTCATGGGCATTCAATACCCACCATGG GTCAACCGATGAGAACTAATCCTGTTCGCTCTGCAGGCAATAGGTCAGGCTGGGAGCC AAGTTCAAACCGAGGACGCCCGCATAGTGACCGTACACAAAGGACTCAGGCCCCAACACTGCCAGCATCAACACCAGTCTTTGTTTCCGTGCCTCCTCCTCCCCTgtatcctcctcctccccatgcaCTTCCTCTTCCACCGGGGGTACCTCCACCACAGTTTCCTCCTCAGTTTCCACCTGGTCAGCCTCCACCTGCTGGGTACACTGTCCCCCCTCCGGGATACCCCCCAGCTCCAGCAAACATATCAACACCTTGGGTACCAACACCAGTACCAACGGCTCATTCAAATGCCATCCCAACGACACAAGCACCTCCTCTCTCTAGGGAGGAGTTTTACAGAGAACAGCGGAGACTTAAAGAGGA GTCCAAATCGCCATACAGTGCATCTTCATACTCAAGAAGTTCCTATACGTACTCCAAGTCCCGATCTGGCTCATCTCGTTCTCGATCCTATTCTCGGTCATTCAGCCGTTCCCATTCCCGCTCCTACTCACGATCTCCGCCATACCCAcgaaggggcagggggaagagtcGGAACTACCGTTCCAGGTCAAGATCCCACGGCTATCACCGCTCAAGATCCAGGTCACCCCCCTACAGAAGGTATCATTCTCGATCGAGGTCTCCAGTTTACAGAGCCCAGTCCCCAAACAAACGCCCTGTTCAGCaggcagaaggggaaagggaataCTTCGGCCGATACCGAGAAATTCCACCTTACGACATGAAAGCGTACTATGGCAGATCTGTGGATATGAGAGACCCATTTGAGAAAGAGAGATTCCGGGAGTGGGAGACCTACCGGGAGTGGTACGAGAAATACTACAAGGGCTACACAGCTGGAGCCCAGCCCAGGCCTTTGCTTAACAGGGAGAACTTCTCCCCAGAGCGCTTTGGTCCTCCTGGCCCTAGGCGAGAGAATTCCCCATACGTTCGGGGCCGTAGAGACGATTACCCTGGAGGGCTGGGCCATCGGAATCGGAATGTAGGTACTGGCTTCTCTGAGAAGCTTCCAAGTAGAGAGGGCCATGGCATGAAAGAGGTGGCCAAACTGAAAGACAAGGAGGTTGAGATCCCACCAGGCGACGTGAAGGGAAACAAACACAAGAAGCACCGCAAGAGAAGGAAGGGGGACGAGGGTGAAGGCTTCCCCAATGCTGACCTGTTGGAAGGCTCGCGGAAGCCACGGGATCCTGCCCCTGGGGAAGAGGGCAGCAAGCCTGACCCACTCTTCATGCTCCCAAGCAGGGATGATGCTACTCCTGTCCGAGATGAGCCAATGGAAGCAGATTCCGTTGCCTTCAAACCCACTTCTgacaaggaaaggaaagagaagccAAAGGCAAAAGCCGAGAAGACAAAGCGAAAAGCAGAAGGCAATGCCACTACCAGGAAAGAGGTGCAAGTGAAGCCAGCTAAAGCACCCCAAGAGAAAGTGGAGGCAGATCGTGAAAAATCCCCCCGGGCAGAACCTGCGAAAAAAGCCAAGGAGGAGTTGCCAAAGGCTGATCCTATTAAGTCAGTGTCCTCTCAGAAAGATGAGAAGGCACTTGGTACGCCACGCAAGGTTCATCCCCGAAGCTCAAAAGAGCATCCAGAAACCAGATCAACCAAGGAGGAGAAGGCCAAGAAAGATCCCCCCAAGGAAGTCAAGCAAGAGAAGCAATCGAGTAAGGAGGAGAAGTCAAAGAAGCCTGTGGACAAGAACAAGCCTGTGGATGCAAAGccagagaaaaggaaaaggaaaaccgaGGAAAAAGGAGACAAAGATCACGAAACGCCGTCGTTAAAAATGTCCAAACCTGACATTGTAGAGTCAAAACCGTTGCCAAAGGGGAAAACTGAGCCAGAGGGTGAAAAAGCAGAGAGGACCCCTGAAAAGGACAAAGCTGTTCTGCCAGTTGCTCCTGCAAAAAAGATTAAGCTGAACCGAGAAACTGGCAAGAAGATTGCCAGTGTTGAAAATGTCCCCCCAGTGAAGGAGGCTCTAGCCGAGAAGCCTGAGCCACCCCCCAGCAGCAAAGGGAAACAAGAGAAGGCGAAAGGGAAGCTGAGGAGGAAAGCCGCAGCTGCCGATGGATCTGGTCTGATGCTGGTTGATTATACCAG CACCAGCTCTGCTGGAGGAAGCCCTGTGAGAAAGTCAGAAGATAAGCTGGACATGAAGCGAACTGTCATCAAGACCATGGAAGAGTACAACAATGACATAACAGCCCCTGCCGAAGATGTCATCATCATGATCCAAGTTCCTCAGTCCAAGTGGGATAAAGACGATttcgactctgaggaggaagaagaggaggaggacgttAAATCTGTGCAAGTTCCCTCTGCAGCTGGGAAGCCCTCGAGTGTCGTCAAGAATGTCAGCACAAAGCCATCCAACTCCCTCAAACACAGTGAAAAGGATCCTGAAAGTTCACAGCCTGAGTCCAAAAACTCCAAAACAGTGTTATTGTCCAATGAGAAAGGGAAACTCAAAGAGAGGGATCACACTGCATCTGACAAAGACTCTTCTGAGAAAAGGAAGAGTGGCACTCAACAGGAGAAGGAGCGCTCCGAACGCAGTGCTGAACAAGGCAATGCAAAGAACTGCTCTTCTAACTCTTCCAAAGAGGCCAGGTCTTCAGATAAACATGAAGCTGCCTATGGGTCCTCTGGGAAGGATTTCACTCCTAACTGGGACAAAAAGTCTGACTAtgacagcagcagtagcagagaCTATTCTGGTTCCAAGCGAAGAGAGGAAAGGAGCGATCTGGCACGGAAAAAGGTCTCTCCTCCTCGCAGCCGTGATTCTGCCACCtctggacaaaaaaacaaggccAGGGATGAGCGAACGGAGCAGCCCAAAAAGGAGGCTGGGGACTCAAAGCGCGGCAGTTACAGCCCTCCAAGGGACCGGAGGCCAAATGACCACAAAGCTCCTTACGACTCCAGGCGTTCTGCAGAACAACACAAGTCCCAGGAGAGAAGTTcgggcaaggagagagagaaacgccCGTCCTCTGAGACTACCTGGAGCAACAAGGAGAGGGTGGCAGGTGGGAACAGGTCCTTGCACCGGCGCTGCTCACCAGAGGCAAGAGAGCCAGGGACAACGGTGCCGAATGACAAGGGCACCACCAAGCCGAAGCCACTGCCCAGCCACTCTGCCCGCCTCTCGTCTGACCCAACGAGGGAGACCGACGAGGCAGCTTTCGTCCCAGACTACAATGAGAGTGACAGCGACAGCAACGTCTCTACAAAGCAAGAGGACTCCCCTGGAAGAGCCACTCAGGAGGGGAAGGATAAGGCCCCCGAGAACAGTAAGCCTAAGGAGGGAGCGGTGGGGGCAGCAGTCTTGGCCCCCGCAGTTGGcgggagccagagccagagcagccCCAGCATCAGCCGCAGCCAGAGCCCTTCCGAGAGCCAAGGCCGGAGCCGCAGCAGCAGCGCCAGCTTGGCTGacagccaggacagcaagaagaAGCGGAAGAAGAAGGACAAGAAGAAGCACAAGAAGCACAAAAAGCATAAGAAGCACAAGAAGCACGGCGGGACAGAGTCGGAGGCAGAGCGGAgccaaaaacacaaacacaagaagaagaagtcgAAGAagaacaaggagaaggagaaaggagacGACCAAAAAGTTAAGGTGGCCCCCCTCTAG